One Solanum lycopersicum chromosome 2, SLM_r2.1 genomic region harbors:
- the LOC101249413 gene encoding tetrahydroberberine oxidase-like: MICCKKIGFESRIRSGGHDYEGLSFISYKPYCLIDLSSLRKIDIDVEEKTAWVEAGATIGELYYNIGNKSRTLGFPAGTCPSVGVGGHISGGGQGPLMRKHGLAADNVLDATIINVNGTILDRRGMGEDLFWAIRGGGAASFGVVLSWKLQLVEVPPVVTLFTVARTQEEGATKLVKKWQKLVMEFPKELFLRININPKKDSLGRPSILASFNSLYLGKKSHLRRLMRKKFPELKLKSKDCEEMSWINSTIRIDSYRKDSRIEDLLERNKEKKLTFYKTKSDYVTKPLSEKALQGLWDVFKSTGDGLLILTPHGGKMSEILDDAIPFPHRKGVLYNLQYFALWHHLNLTVEKIKFDWVNGVYDYMGKFVSSPRTAYLNTRDLELGRTLIGNEKYSQAQSWGEMYFKRNFEKLARVKYSVDPTNYFRNEQSIPPLAP; encoded by the coding sequence ATGATTTGTTGCAAAAAAATAGGATTTGAGAGTAGAATTAGAAGTGGTGGACATGACTATGAAGGTCTTTCATTCATTTCTTACAAACCTTATTGTCTAATTGACCTATCTAGTCTCCGAAAAATCGATATCGACGTAGAAGAAAAGACTGCATGGGTAGAAGCTGGAGCTACAATAGGGGAACTTTACTACAACATTGGTAATAAGAGTAGAACTTTAGGTTTCCCAGCAGGAACTTGTCCCTCAGTAGGTGTTGGAGGTCATATAAGTGGTGGTGGACAAGGACCTTTGATGAGAAAACACGGCCTCGCAGCAGATAACGTGCTCGATGCCACCATCATCAACGTTAATGGAACGATTCTCGATAGGAGAGGCATGGGAGAAGACCTATTTTGGGCTATCAGAGGTGGTGGAGCAGCTAGTTTTGGGGTGGTTCTATCTTGGAAGTTACAACTAGTCGAGGTACCACCCGTGGTCACTCTCTTCACCGTTGCTCGAACTCAGGAGGAAGGTGCTACTAAGCTTGTGAAAAAATGGCAAAAACTAGTAATGGAATTCCCTAAGGAGCTTTTCCTAAGAATAAACATAAACCCTAAAAAGGACTCTTTAGGGAGACCATCGATACTAGCTTCATTTAACTCGTTGTATCTAGGAAAGAAGAGTCATCTTCGGAGACTAATGAGAAAGAAATTCCCAGAATTGAAGTTAAAGTCTAAAGATTGTGAAGAGATGAGCTGGATAAATTCAACAATAAGGATAGATAGTTATAGAAAAGATTCAAGAATTGAAGATTTATTAGAAaggaataaagaaaagaaacttacattttataaaacaaaatcaGACTATGTGACAAAACCTCTATCAGAAAAGGCATTACAAGGATTATGGGATGTGTTCAAAAGTACAGGAGATGGACTTTTGATTTTGACTCCTCATGGTGGAAAAATGAGTGAAATATTAGATGATGCAATTCCATTTCCACATAGAAAAGGAGTTTTGTATAACCTACAATATTTTGCACTATGGCATCATCTTAATCTAACTGTAGAAAAGATAAAGTTTGATTGGGTTAATGGTGTTTATGATTACATGGGGAAGTTTGTTTCAAGCCCAAGAACAGCATATCTAAATACAAGGGATTTGGAATTGGGAAGAACACTAATTGGAAATGAGAAATACTCACAAGCGCAGAGTTGGGGTGAAAtgtatttcaaaagaaattttgagaaattggcTAGGGTCAAATATAGTGTTGACCCAACAAATTACTTCAGAAATGAGCAAAGTATCCCACCTCTTGCTCcataa